A stretch of Fusarium fujikuroi IMI 58289 draft genome, chromosome FFUJ_chr10 DNA encodes these proteins:
- a CDS encoding related to tol protein, translated as MASSNYDTMDALDWTKIIAIGLVWTPSAYFFNSWVNSQPPSTFVSVACVIFSIVSLLASFHLVLFAIFVLLSPLFVLGLFYRLLLALPYLCAGFGPWCLSLFCAQRPLRYASRLERSPGKDCRLCGRCSNIVDQSSILRGTRWRLTRSKEEYDFYTKDQLQQSSKGCHLCSLLWHSSFDAQTTPVLGTCSEDVMVREPDITTPLLSAVPRSCNSRDCEQGVEARNLSIQITATMEFGSWQSLQVRLYDKGSSPFPWLQIEDTSYVSSKHNCGQSNITGSEASFEWARDIVEKCEREHHNCRNHFIRPTSQRYLPKRLIDVQAREKGVIQLVLSKALRSDTVVEYAALSHCWGTTVKSELRKDNEETMKTTLIDTLDPNFRDAVDITYKMGIKYLWIDSLCIMQRTQEWEEESGDMGLVYARAKVVISATASKNSEGGCYKPKDLFPYDCVLCSNWNSSLVVRSPIRYADLVQLFGEKVDRSFLATRGWTFQERFLASRILHFCSGLKMFECNTLTTSECHREEEYPLNTQFSQHGTLNAPTVPNPGREPPKQLCSRTIVRRAGISTRPVTRPAKNTVKKRWYANPEHKRWANKKRRYDAQMSSIRTNAARLSIRGAFSFLWSFRGHDMKEKAEFHLRWYEMVTSYSVRNLTNDNDKMMAIAGVAYFIQQSTGFKYAAGLWEDTLPFNLLWVVDSGVKRRPYGRSVPSWSWASVDGKISHCLKRVDPTPKSGSRSSSTVYGSSISNSWEYIESLVSDLEIQATHVVNGMAHDATLKLSCQLRSFGPSSLKYVYDTLENHERGEIRCLPVLEFVNHRVGLMTRTPQIHGILVRPASGTSNQAEGTLAQYMRVGHFCTEKTNIHFEDMTREGQLSIELI; from the exons ATGGCGTCCTCCAACTACGACACGATGGACGCCTTGGACTGGACCAAGATTATCGCTATTGGCTTGGTTTGGACACCGTCGGCATACTTCTTCAATTCTTGGGTCAATAGCCAGCCGCCTAGTACCTTTGTGAGCGTCGCCTGCGTAATATTTTCAATCGTTAGTCTCTTGGCAAGCTTTCACCTCGTTTTGTTTGCGATTTTCGTTCTTCTATCGCCATTATTTGTCCTTGGGTTGTTTTACCGACTGTTACTAGCGCTCCCTTACCTATGCGCTGGGTTCGGTCCTTGGTGTCTTTCATTATTCTGTGCTCAAAGGCCGCTACGTTACGCGTCGCGGTTGGAAAGGTCCCCAGGCAAAGACTGCAGATTGTGTGGAAGATGTAGCAACATAGTCGACCAGTCCTCCATCCTCCGCGGCACCCGTTGGAGATTGACGCGatcaaaagaagaatacgACTTTTATACAAAAGATCAGCTCCAGCAATCCTCCAAAGGCTGCCATCTATGTAGCCTCCTCTGGCATTCTTCATTTGACGCCCAGACAACTCCGGTGCTAGGAACATGCTCGGAAGATGTTATGGTCAGGGAACCGGATATCACTACGCCGCTACTTTCCGCAGTTCCCAGGTCATGCAATTCTCGTGACTGTGAACAAGGCGTCGAAGCCAGGAACCTCTCAATCCAAATCACGGCAACTATGGAGTTTGGTAGCTGGCAATCGCTTCAGGTTCGTTTGTACGACAAAGGATCTAGTCCATTCCCGTGGCTACAAATCGAAGATACCAGTTATG TATCCAGCAAGCATAATTGCGGGCAGTCTAACATAACTGGCTCTGAGGCCAGCTTTGAATGGGCTCGAGACATAGTTGAGAAGTGCGAGCGAGAGCATCACAATTGCCGCAACCACTTCATCCGACCTACCAGTCAGCGATATCTTCCTAAACGGCTCATCGATGTGCAAGCCAGGGAAAAGGGGGTCATACAATTGGTACTGAGCAAAGCCCTCAGATCTGACACTGTCGTTGAGTATGCTGCGCTTAGTCACTGCTGGGGTACGACGGTCAAGTCTGAGTTGAGGAAGGACAATGAAGaaacgatgaagacgacTCTGATAGATACCCTGGATCCGAATTTTCGAGACGCTGTTGACATAACTTACAAAATGGGGATAAAATATCTATGGATCGACTCGCTCTGCATCATGCAACGCACCCAGGAATGGGAAGAGGAATCTGGCGATATGGGCCTCGTTTACGCAAGAGCCAAGGTCGTGATATCTGCGACAGCATCCAAGAATTCAGAAGGCGGCTGCTACAAACCCAAGGATCTCTTCCCCTACGACTGCGTGCTCTGTAGCAACTGGAATTCTTCACTCGTGGTCCGTTCGCCGATCAGGTATGCCGACCTGGTCCAGCTCTTCGGGGAGAAGGTGGATCGTTCGTTTCTAGCTACGAGAGGCTGGACCTTTCAAGAAAGATTTTTGGCGAGCAGGATTCTGCACTTCTGCTCAGGTCTTAAGATGTTCGAGTGCAACACATTGACTACCTCTGAATGTCATCGGGAAGAAGAATATCCTCTGAACACCCAGTTCAGCCAGCATGGGACTCTGAACGCGCCGACGGTTCCTAATCCAGGTCGTGAACCACCCAAGCAGCTTTGCAGCAGGACAATTGTACGACGCGCCGGAATTTCTACAAGACCAGTCACACGTCCGGCCAAGAACACAGTTAAAAAACGCTGGTATGCCAATCCCGAGCATAAACGGTGGGCCAATAAGAAACGACGCTATGATGCTCAAATGTCGTCTATAAGGACTAACGCCGCACGACTCAGTATTAGAGGAGCTTTCAGCTTTCTTTGGTCTTTTAGAGGACACGatatgaaggagaaggcagAATTCCATCTACGATGGTATGAGATGGTGACCAGCTACTCAGTCCGCAACCTTACGAATGATAACGACAAGATGATGGCCATTGCCGGTGTGGCCTACTTCATCCAGCAGAGCACGGGCTTCAAGTACGCTGCTGGTCTCTGGGAAGACACATTACCCTTCAATCTCCTCTGGGTCGTAGACTCTGGAGTCAAAAGGCGACCGTATGGCCGATCTGTTCCCTCATGGTCTTGGGCCTCAGTGGATGGTAAGATCTCGCACTGTCTCAAGAGAGTCGACCCAACTCCAAAATCTGGCTCAAGGTCTAGCTCAACGGTCTATGGCAGCAGCATTTCCAATTCATGGGAGTATATAGAGTCCCTGGTATCGGACCTGGAGATTCAAGCTACACATGTGGTCAACGGCATGGCCCACGATGCCACGCTGAAGCTGTCCTGCCAGCTCCGATCGTTTGGTCCTTCGTCATTAAAATACGTGTACGATACGCTGGAGAACCATGAGCGGGGTGAGATAAGATGTCTGCCCGTCCTCGAGTTTGTTAATCACAGAGTTGGCCTGATGACTCGAACGCCACAAATCCATGGAATTCTGGTTCGACCGGCGTCCGGTACTTCGAACCAGGCAGAAGGTACACTGGCTCAATACATGAGAGTAGGACATTTCTGCACAGAAAAGACAAACATTCACTTTGAGGATATGACCCGAGAGGGGCAACTATCTATTGAGCTTATTTAA
- a CDS encoding related to hydrolases of the alpha/beta superfamily produces MPRSNIEFATSDGVTLRGWFYLPSTANLSKLPCLVLCHGFSALKEMDLDAFAERFTNRLKMACVVYDNRGLGDSDTGPGQPRQEIVPDLQVADVSDAITFAQSRSEVDPERIGVWGSSYSGGHVLRVGAVDRRVKIVLSQVPCLNGWDNFNRLVRPDFVEFMEGEFQKDRLERAAGNAPATVKVVDENPLAPSALPTPDSYDFFQKLWAPKSAWKNEVTLKSLELFRAHDPSAWIHRISPTPLLMTVAENDVLTPTDLALEAYSRAREPKQLSILPGGHFDAYTGNNFERNVTRQIKFLKEYLGVEDI; encoded by the exons ATGCCTCGTTCCAATATTGAGTTTGCCACATCTGACGGTGTCACCCTTCGAGGGTGGTTTTACCTGCCATCAACAGCAAATTTATCCAAGCTGCCATGCTTGGTCCTCTGCCATGGCTTCTCCGCATTGAAAGAAATGGATCTTGACGCTTTCGCCGAACGCTTTACCAACCGGCTCAAGATGGCCTGTGTAGTTTACGACAACAGAGGACTCGGGGACAGCGATACCGGGCCAGGCCAGCCGAGACAAGAAATTGTTCCTGACCTCCAGGTCGCCGATGTATCCGATGCCATTACCTTTGCCCAGTCGCGGAGTGAAGTCGATCCAGAGAGGATCGGCGTCTGGGGAAGCTCTTACAGTGGCGGGCATGTCCTCCGCGTTGGGGCCGTTGATAGACGCGTCAAGATAGTTCTCTCTCAGGTTCCGTGTCTGAATGGATGGGACAACTTCAACCGGCTTGTACGGCCAGATTTTGTAGAGTTCATGGAAGGCGAATTCCAGAAAG ACCGACTCGAACGAGCGGCCGGAAACGCCCCGGCCACAGTCAAGGTGGTAGACGAGAACCCTCTAGCACCCTCTGCACTCCCCACGCCTGATAGCTACGACTTCTTCCAAAAGCTCTGGGCTCCCAAGTCAGCATGGAAGAACGAGGTCACGCTCAAGTCGCTGGAGCTCTTCCGTGCCCACGATCCATCAGCGTGGATCCATCGCATCTCGCCAACGCcgttgttgatgacagtCGCGGAAAACGATGTTTTGACGCCGACGGACTTAGCTCTCGAAGCTTACTCTCGGGCACGGGAACCAAAGCAACTCTCCATCTTACCAGGGGGCCATTTCGATGCTTATACTGGGAACAACTTTGAACGAAATGTGACAAGGCAGATCAAGTTTCTTAAAGAGTATTTGGGAGTTGAAGATATCTAG
- a CDS encoding related to 15-hydroxyprostaglandin dehydrogenase — translation MTDTTPRQIALVTGGGSGISLAFVKKIHEAGYHVLIADLTLHPTASTWIGSLQPSDADRVKFFKLDVTDWAQLEAAFDYCVKIFNGTPTVVVPGAGVYEPSSNSFWEDRDSDSRYKVLDINLVHPIKTTRIAVRRLVEADLPGTIIHLSSIAAQRASIITPLYTASKHALSSFVRGMAPLAQTSGIRVLGVAPGTVSTPLFSEKPEAAKFLDMERDYLLPPDAVANAMMALLTQTEEFEPGTMLEVCHETEWRKVSLLDDPGPQGPASLTSRKKDAVKDIYKYLAPGKASADGITTD, via the exons ATGACCGACACCACCCCGCGCCAGATCGCCCTTGTCACTGGGGGCGGGTCAGGCATCTCGCTAGCCTTTGTCAAGAAGATTCACGAGGCCGGTTACCATGTTCTAATCGCAGACCTTACTCTTCATCCCACCGCCTCGACATGGATAGGCTCACTGCAGCCAAGCGATGCAGACAGGGTCAAGTTTTTCAAACTCGACGTCACAGACTGGGCTCAACTCGAGGCAGCATTTGACTACTGCGTGAAGATTTTCAACGGCACACCTACCGTCGTGGTACCTGGAGCTGGTGTCTACGAACCCTCAAGCAATTCCTTCTGGGAAGACCGAGATAGCGACTCGAGGTACAAGGTTCTCGACATTAACCTCGTGCACCCTATTAAGACTACACGCATTGCTGTGCGGAGGCTTGTCGAAGCCGATCTTCCGGGAACTATAATCCATCTGTCGAGCATTGCTGCCCAGAGAGCAAGTATCATCACTCCGCTATACACTGCTTCAAAGCATGCACTGAGCAGCTTTGTTCGAGGTATGGCACCTCTTGCCCAAACCTCGGGAATTCGGGTCTTGGGAGTTGCACCAGG AACCGTGTCCACACCACTATTCTCAGAGAAACCCGAAGCAGCCAAATTTCTTGACATGGAACGAGATTATCTCCTGCCGCCTGATGCTGTGGCCAACGCCATGATGGCTCTACTCACTCAGACTGAAGAGTTTGAGCCAGGCACTATGTTAGAAGTCTGTCATGAGACGGAATGGAGGAAGGTatctcttcttgatgacCCTGGGCCGCAGGGCCCTGCTAGTCTCACTAGTAGGAAGAAAGATGCAGTGAAGGATATCTACAAGTACCTGGCTCCTGGAAAGGCCTCAGCAGATGGTATTACAACTGACTAG
- a CDS encoding related to cutinase transcription factor 1 beta, translating to MPVRTAVACRRCNARKIRCLAPNGVPCLNCDSAGADCQLIESRRGKYPRHRRLRPNKPSTVDKADETLQSSSTSSNPPPISLSPQHIVHLPALASPSNSHRGAEFDATDAHETLVAADSGDGNTNAANINSTATTQDTPESPGFLYARIAENSANNNSTSTITDTNRTAFLGEAFSLSYVVHNVIGPLFSSSSIHPHRLHFPLTCHGDGEPDSRSRVDIVTCQISHLKSQRLLYFPCRETLHLLIDCYFEAFHPAFPILDESSFRRATDTGETSLIVLSALLMVAVSICTTDVLQQNGSVSRYGARSIYYHQAKALYDADQEPSKVDIILGTFLMSFWWGGPNDPKDSWHWLGITSNLATSLGMHRSTQNSSVDSNTAARWKRIWWSIYIRENLVSGSIGKPRHISDSDWDVEAPTEEDLESVVSSERPELTAYFIYMAHLSKIFGGILSSRYAASKPVDSSKGSEDLEHDLQQFRSELPETMVYRGLGPDQQGLWAAMLAMATCYATILLCRPQNEDQTGENCRWGNRRKAFDAANEITRITEDILADSAGRLCQIHTIPALFNALAMHLLSLCESRELENFQVRKGLAEARSDICMLGLEVLQESWPVGRWVYRLFAMIRNRMREYAQPEPSGLVNQPAPAYPSIQQEADQEGEDSRDDVQEDSQGWQGHENADQGVVASWLPTPLYSAETFSPHQFLDLTAQSLLLEDYIPDIFTFS from the exons ATGCCCGTCCGTACTGCCGTCGCATGTCGCCGATGCAATGCCCGCAAGATCAGGTGTTTAGCACCAAACGGTGTCCCTTGTCTCAATTGCGATTCCGCAGGGGCAGATTGCCAACTCATTGAGTCGAGAAGGGGCAAGTACCCGCGTCACAGACGGCTCAGGCCAAACAAGCCCTCCACCGTGGACAAGGCTGATGAGACACTACAGTCTTCGTCAACTTCCTCAAACCCACCACCGATATCTCTATCGCCGCAGCATATAGTCCATCTCCCTGCACTGGCGTCGCCGTCGAATTCTCATCGAGGCGCAGAGTTCGACGCCACTGACGCTCACGAGACTCTTGTGGCTGCCGACTCAGGAGATGGCAACACCAACgccgccaacatcaacagcacgGCTACCACGCAAGACACGCCTGAATCACCTGGTTTTCTCTATGCCCGCATCGCCGAAAATAGTGCAAATAACAACTCCACATCAACCATCACCGACACCAATAGGACTGCCTTTCTCGGTGAGGCCTTTAGCCTCAGCTATGTCGTTCACAATGTCATCGGGCCCTTATTTTCCAGCTCGTCAATTCATCCCCACAGACTGCACTTCCCTTTGACTTGCCACGGCGATGGTGAACCCGATTCGCGCTCCCGAGTAGATATCGTGACATGTCAGATCAGCCATCTGAAGTCTCAACGTCTCCTGTACTTCCCATGTCGCGAAACACTCCACCTTCTCATCGACTGCTACTTTGAGGCCTTTCACCCAGCCTTTCCTATACTCGACGAGTCCTCGTTTCGCAGAGCCACCGACACAGGCGAGACTTCTCTGATAGTTCTCAGCGCCCTTCTCATGGTCGCCGTGAGTATCTGCACCACAGATGTCCTCCAACAGAACGGATCTGTCAGCCGGTACGGCGCGCGGAGTATCTACTATCATCAAGCAAAGGCTCTATACGACGCAGATCAGGAGCCCAGCAAAGTTGATATCATTTTGGGCACCTTTTTGATGAGCTTTTGGTGGGGAGGCCCCAATGATCCCAAGGACTCGTGGCATTGGCTGGGAATAACATCGAACCTTGCAACGAGTCTTGGTATGCATCGATC AACTCAAAACTCGTCCGTGGACTCTAATACGGCGGCAAGGTGGAAGAGAATCTGGTGGTCTATCTAT ATCCGGGAGAACCTTGTTAGTGGCTCAATCGGCAAGCCTCGTCACATATCGGATTCAGACTGGGATGTTGAGGCGCCAACAGAAGAGGATCTCGAGAGCGTGGTTAGCTCCGAGAGGCCTGAACTTACCgcctattttatatatatgGCCCATTTATCCAAGATAT TCGGTGGTATTCTGTCCTCCAGATATGCAGCCTCCAAACCTGTAGATTCGAGCAAAGGATCTGAAGATCTGGAGCATGATCTTCAACAGTTTCGTTCAGAGCTCCCAGAAACAATGGTCTACAGGGGTCTTGGTCCAGATCAACAAGGCCTCTGGGCCGCTATGCTTGCAATGGCAACGTG CTATGCTACCATACTTCTTTGTCGTCCACAGAATGAGGATCAGACCGGCGAGAACTGCCGATGGGGAAACCGTCGGAAAGCTTTTGATGCAGCGAATGAGATCACTCGTATAACAGAAGATATCTTGGCAGACTCAGCGGGGAGGCTATGCCAAATACACAC AATACCAGCCCTTTTCAACGCTCTAGCTATGCATCTCCTCTCGCTCTGCGAATCAAGGGAGTTGGAGAACTTCCAAGTCCGAAAGGGTCTAGCCGAAGCCCGCTCAGACATTTGCATGCTAGGCCTCGAAGTCCTACAGGAATCTTGGCCTGTTGGAAGGTGGGTGTACCGCCTTTTTGCCATGATCAGAAACCGAATGCGGGAGTATGCACAGCCTGAACCTTCAGGGTTGGTGAATCAACCAGCGCCAGCTTATCCGTCTATTCAACAGGAGGCGGATCAGGAAGGAGAAGACAGTCGAGATGACGTTCAAGAGGATtctcaaggatggcaaggtcATGAAAATGCCGATCAGGGCGTGGTAGCCTCTTGGTTACCTACACCTCTGTATTCAGCTGAGACTTTCTCGCCGCATCAATTCTTGGATCTGACAGCCCAAAGTCTCTTGCTTGAGGATTATATTCCTGATATATTTACTTTCAGCTGA
- a CDS encoding related to sugar transporter, producing MAATMNNKSIPATRYNFALVFFVALGSFTYGFNASIMGTVFGLAPFFSYFGLNLTGPGADYANSMIGATNGLFSAGGIIGCLLMTKLADKFGRKRAIQGICAVCVVSVIFQAAAVHIAMLLVGRFLNGLGSGMMNVIIPLYQSEVAPPHIRGRMVGAHGFCLVLGYNFAAWTGLGCYFATNPQMQWRLCLALPAVAPGILGLGSSFIPESPRWLVTQDRGTEALDILTKLHHQPGDLNNEAAQSECRAIKTQLTLESSEPKSFVGIMRKPSYRKRLLIGIFVQCIAQSTGVLVINNYQVLLYNGLGLTGYLPLLLYGVYTAWAALLNWVGAMFVDKFGRILMLTVGLVGCALMVAGEAAIVAVAAENKNNHAINAAGVFFLFVFVTFYATCIDAISYIYCTEIFPTSIRAKGVSYSVIGLFAMTLIYTQPAPIAFAQVGWKYYLVFVIVPLLGAPVVYFMFPETKGLSLEEIGTLFDDGNETSTVEVREDVAEKLDCF from the exons ATGGCTGCAACCATGAACAACAAATCGATCCCAGCGACGAGATACAATTTCGCACTTGTATTCTTCGTAGCTCTTGGCTCTTTCACCTATGGCTTCAACGCCTCCATCATGGGCACGGTCTTCGGCCTTgcccctttcttctcctaCTTCGGTCTCAACCTCACCGGCCCCGGTGCAGACTATGCCAACTCAATGATCGGCG CTACGAACGGCCTATTCTCCGCTGGAGGTATCATCGGCTGCCTCCTTATGACGAAACTCGCCGACAAATTTGGACGAAAGAGGGCTATCCAGGGAATCTGCGCTGTTTGTGTTGTTTCGGTCATATTCCAGGCTGCTGCTGTACATATTGCTATGTTGCTTGTGGGCAGGTTCCTCAATGGTCTTGG GTCCGGCATGATGAATGTGATCATCCCTCTGTACCAGTCAGAAGTTGCTCCGCCACACATCCGTGGTCGCATGGTCGGAGCTCATGGTTTTTGTCTCGTCCTCGGCTAT AACTTTGCCGCCTGGACCGGACTCGGTTGTTACTTTGCGACCAATCCTCAAATGCAGTGGCGCCTCTGCCTTGCTCTTCCTG CTGTTGCTCCCGGcatccttggtcttggatcaTCGTTCATTCCAGAATCTCCCAGGTGGCTCGTAACGCAAGACCGTGGGACCGAGGCCCTCGATATCCTCACCAAACTCCACCATCAACCGGGCGACCTGAACAATGAAGCGGCCCAATCTGAGTGCCGCGCTATCAAGACCCAGTTGACACTTGAGTCAAGTGAGCCCAAGTCATTTGTCGGCATCATGAGAAAACCTTCCTATCGCAAGCGACTCCTCATTGGCATATTTGTCCA GTGCATTGCCCAATCTACTGGAGTTCTTGTAATCAACAACTACCAGGTCCTTCTGTACAACGGCCTCGGTCTAACAGGTTACCTCCCACTCCTCCTCTACGGAGTGTATACAGCTTGGGCGGCTTTGCTCAACTGGGTGGGCGCTATGTTTGTTGATAAGTTTGGTAGAATTCTTATGCTTACTGTTGGGCTT GTCGGGTGTGCACTGATGGTTGCTGGCGAGGCAGCCATCGTCGCTGTTGCCGCCGAGAATAAGAACAACCACGCCATCAACGCAGCTGGTGTATTCTTCCTGTTCGTCTTTGTTACTTTCTATGCCACATGTATCGATGCCATCAGCTACATTTACTGCACCGAGATCTTTCCCACTTCCATCCGCGCCAAGGGCGTTAGCTACTCTGTCATTGGCCTGTTCGCCATGACTCTGA TCTATACGCAGCCTGCACCTATCGCCTTCGCTCAGGTCGGGTGGAAGTACTaccttgtctttgtcatcGTGCCACTCCTTGGTGCCCCTGTTGTTTATTTTATGTTTCCTGAGACTAAAGGTCTTTCATTGGAAGAGATTGGTACTCTCTTCGATGACGGGAATGAGACTTCAACTGTTGAGGTTCGAGAGGATGTTGCCGAGAAGCTGGATTGCTTCTGA
- a CDS encoding probable homocitrate synthase, mitochondrial precursor, whose product MARMMPTSGKYILSKYKLNRLKRIEDFVAECVEINVPFNNPITRFYAFTHKAGVHANAILNDPSTCEILKPEDMTDAQIEECTAKLESMADLKVMSLDESDALIRSFHLELQNENGA is encoded by the exons ATGGCTAGAATGATGCCGACCTCCGGCAAATACATTCTTTCTAAGTATAAGCTGAACAGACTCAAGAGAATCGAAGATTTTGTTGCAGAATGCGTTGAGATCAACGTACCATTCAACAACCCAATTACTAGGTTCTACGCATTCACCCACAAGGCTGGCGTCCATGCCAATGCAATCCTCAACGACCCGTCCACGTGTGAGATCCTCAAGCCCGAGGAT ATGACTGACGCCCAGATTGAGGAATGTACGGCTAAGCTTGAGAGCATGGCGGATCTCAAGGTGATGTCACTTGATGAGAGCGATGCCCTGATCAGAAGCTTTCACTTGGAACTACAAAATGAAAATGGAGCATAG
- a CDS encoding related to NmrA-like family protein, with protein sequence MSSVKAIIFGATGAVGRAAALEAQSRGAQVTLAMRNTQKPIPGFTPELEKKLGFTRVQADLSDPKSVERAVSESGATVAFSYILFEAEDGLLETYNAMRRAGITHVVLLSSFCVTENGGAKPSSEADEILAVVHGKAEFALAESGLAHTIIRPAYFSSNIQMLEDWDEVKSGQLELAHPDAPFDYLAPEDVGVLAGTQVAATPPSGELVISQCGPELLSQRAAWKVVGEGLGMDISIKEINSDEHREKLRSRGFPEPLIESAVERLANLARDQESLYEPETYREASMNFRKYTGRQPTTFKAWVNKHREELLAN encoded by the coding sequence ATGTCTTCAGTCAAAGCCATCATCTTCGGCGCAACAGGCGCAGTCGGACGTGCTGCAGCCCTAGAAGCCCAATCCCGCGGTGCACAGGTCACACTCGCCATGCGAAACACCCAAAAACCCATCCCAGGCTTCACAccagaacttgagaagaaacTAGGCTTCACTCGCGTCCAAGCCGATCTCTCAGACCCCAAGTCCGTCGAGCGCGCCGTATCTGAATCAGGAGCAACAGTAGCATTTTCATACATACTCTTCGAAGCAGAAGACGGTCTTTTAGAAACATACAATGCTATGAGAAGGGCTGGTATCACGCATGTTGTCCTGCTTTCTTCGTTTTGTGTTACGGAGAATGGAGGTGCCAAACCTTCTTCTGAGGCAGATGAGATCCTGGCTGTTGTTCATGGCAAGGCTGAATTTGCACTTGCTGAAAGTGGCCTTGCTCACACTATCATACGTCCTGCGTATTTCTCAAGCAATATCCAGATGCTGGAAGATTGGGATGAGGTCAAATCAGGACAGCTCGAGTTGGCTCATCCCGACGCACCGTTCGATTATCTCGCCCCCGAAGACGTCGGCGTTCTCGCAGGTACACAAGTCGCAGCAACTCCTCCCTCTGGAGAATTAGTCATATCACAATGCGGACCAGAGTTGCTCTCCCAGCGCGCAGCATGGAAAGTTGTCGGCGAAGGTCTGGGGATGGATATCAGCATCAAAGAGATCAACAGCGATGAACACAGAGAGAAGCTCAGATCGAGAGGTTTTCCGGAGCCGTTGATAGAGTCTGCTGTTGAGAGATTGGCAAATCTTGCGCGTGATCAAGAGAGTTTGTATGAGCCGGAGACGTATAGAGAGGCGTCGATGAATTTTAGGAAGTATACGGGTAGACAGCCTACTACATTCAAGGCATGGGTTAATAAGCATAGAGAGGAACTTTTAGCGAACTAG